The Arachis ipaensis cultivar K30076 chromosome B03, Araip1.1, whole genome shotgun sequence region aagaagagtaatcATATCTGAATGAGCTTGCAAAATGGATTCACAACAAAAACAAATATAATATAAATCCATCTTTATGAATTCATAAATCATTATTATGCTTGTGAGTTAAGAATTCTTTATGCGATAATGGCATTTTGAGTTTCCAATGCAATGTTGCAAGAGAAGGAAAATAATAAGAGTAGAGAGAAAGAGAACTGGTTCAGTACGAAAGACAAGCACAAGTGTAGAATTTTACTTTAAATTGGAAATTAAAACATCAAAAAGCAAAAACTGAAGGTGATATATTGATATCAACTTAGAATGTACGTAGAGGTTGAGAAGAAGCCTTATTGTTGGAGTGTGTAGACCCAACAGTGAAGGTGCTACTGCTTGAAGAAGTTGAAGGCTGTGTTTGGCTATTATTCTCAGGAAGCAAAGATCTGACAGAGTTAGGTGCATCAGTACCCTGTGATGGGAGATTTGGCAATGGAACTTCAAAATAGAGTACTTGAAGTGTTTGTCTCATTGATGGCCTTTTAAGGTAATCACTGTGAGTACACCAAAGCCCAACTGTCATTAGCCTCTTCATTTCCTCTTCCTCAAATGCTCCCAACTCTAATCCTGGATCTGCTGCTTTAAGTATATCACCTTTGCCATACAGTTCCCAAACCCAATCCACCAAGTATATCTGCTCTTCATTCACATTTTGTTCAACCACCCTTCTTCCACATGCTATCTCCAATGCAACAATTCCATAACTGTATACATCTGACTCTTTACTAGTCTTCCCTCTCGTTGCAGCTTCCGGTGACAAGTAACCAAATGTTCCTGCTAAATTCGTTGTTTTCGAACTTGCTTCATGGTCCATCAATCTGGCTAACCCAAAATCTCCAAGCTTTGCATTGAAATTGGAATCCAACATAACATTGCTGGGTTTGATGTCCCTATGAAGCACGCACTGCTCCCACTCTTCATGCAAGTAAAATAAAGCTGAAGCCAAGCCTCTAGCAATGTTGTATCTTACTTCCCATTTTAATAACCCCCCACCTTTGAACAGATAAGAATCTAAACTTCCATTTTCCTCAAACTCATAAACCAGTAGAAGCTCATTCTGCTCATGACACCAACCAACGAGTTGAACCAAATTCCTATGCCTCAGTTGACTAATGATCTTGACTTCAGATGCATACTCCCTCACACCTTGTTGAGATCCCTGAGATATCCTCTTGATGGCAACATGCATGTTAAGGTCTCTCAAAAATCCTCTGTAGACTTCCCCAAAACCCCCCTTACCAATTTTATGCTCATTTGCAAAGTTATAAGTTGCTCTAGAAAGTTCTGCATAGGAAAACCTCCTTGGTCCAGTGCTTCTCTCAAAATCTCTGTCCATTGCAAGGTTAATTACATTCTCCACTCCTCTTTTCCTCCTCAGCTTCCATCCCATAAGAAAAGCTAGCCCAAAAACACCAATTAAAGCACATGCACCAATAGTAACCCCTATGATTGTTCCGGTTTTTGTTTGATTACCCTTGTTGTCCTTGTGTGTTGCTCTTTCATTATTGTCCCTGCTGTGTGCTTCCAAGTCCAAGTCCAAGTTCATAGTAGAGTTGAAGGACCACGAGAAAAGAGTATGATACTCATAATACATACCGGTTGCGGAAGAGAAGCCAAATTCAACCCA contains the following coding sequences:
- the LOC107633641 gene encoding L-type lectin-domain containing receptor kinase IX.1-like, with translation MAASHQHYCDNKSYLLSCFTLFFLAVASSAAPIAFNYKTFRNMGNTLNLTGGDASLDINNGALNLTYYGTDSLGRVKYHKLLHLWDKKTSKATDFTTHFTFSINTPNKTYNSDGITFYLAQPNFPLPTPRFGGGIGLLSRAQMLTPNYTSKDHFVAVEFDTFGNVEWDPILGYDHVGVDINSMATPYTREWFTSQDERKYDVDITYNATSNVLAVFFTGYKDNITRIKQQLSADVDLREKPPEWVEFGFSSATGMYYEYHTLFSWSFNSTMNLDLDLEAHSRDNNERATHKDNKGNQTKTGTIIGVTIGACALIGVFGLAFLMGWKLRRKRGVENVINLAMDRDFERSTGPRRFSYAELSRATYNFANEHKIGKGGFGEVYRGFLRDLNMHVAIKRISQGSQQGVREYASEVKIISQLRHRNLVQLVGWCHEQNELLLVYEFEENGSLDSYLFKGGGLLKWEVRYNIARGLASALFYLHEEWEQCVLHRDIKPSNVMLDSNFNAKLGDFGLARLMDHEASSKTTNLAGTFGYLSPEAATRGKTSKESDVYSYGIVALEIACGRRVVEQNVNEEQIYLVDWVWELYGKGDILKAADPGLELGAFEEEEMKRLMTVGLWCTHSDYLKRPSMRQTLQVLYFEVPLPNLPSQGTDAPNSVRSLLPENNSQTQPSTSSSSSTFTVGSTHSNNKASSQPLRTF